Proteins from a single region of Cydia strobilella chromosome 2, ilCydStro3.1, whole genome shotgun sequence:
- the LOC134750784 gene encoding uncharacterized protein LOC134750784 produces MGTLMLVLCVIPSIVTSITVSSNGNSPDVKMFGGMMVDVQKGFVPMTPRSEMTPAATINYAKSRKINQINSTKLSINERYRRLIPYMTFYYANDLVTPTPETSKNFEVEKAQIIEGSTVGQLPDRQPKKILYSTYRNIPRYQGNRLTHYNIASANPTKIYNEVTYNQAPKVSNYNPFISEHSHLENQDFRRLTQKFNFKPINIPVVATTHKPYLNLQQSDNPVNIQYYFSEKDHAPKYKLVPYDQTPPVKVLPHNDQVYDDPKRPIAVPVIVTKEPVYIKPRPRPQYVYEDVEVQQQIARKQPSIVSENYYEKRPSIDISKPDVLGGFKPIVSYTQTTEAPAYTTLPEQPLPHFESQKQHPVQVIETTSVPEVNDYRPNYYEYIVEQPTYKPVHVSPAIPASTMTIGDLLNSLQLNKSIPKPITRENVAFSIRTLLQVLNTLKAMPQQNEVEVPVLSTPKPFVAPAAVEGTVKPVIKVTPAPVASVEDLHEEQYLAPVNQPSQHIDSDDYRGEVTSSQSFPLRPHSEDEGGTPGRPGVDYPVLTVIPATAFNCKTQRYKGFFADPETRCQVWHYCDLNGGQASFLCPNGTIFSQAALTCDWWFNVRCASTAQLYVLNESLYKYILPHSPKFPEDYSGPLVDKYLTLKFKEMEEQFKKNKNKSTASEKIDSDENVSTEESSEKSSGESEEQTYKSEVSVSEPSVIVASPGSSGNIQRLEE; encoded by the exons TAATACCATCTATAGTTACATCAATTACGGTGTCATCAAATGGAAACAGTCCGGATGTCAAAATGTTTGGCGGAATGATGGTCGACGTGCAAAAAGGCTTTGTACCAATGACACCTCGCTCAGAAATGACCCCAGCGGCAACCATTAATTACGCTAAAAGTAGAAAAATCAATCAAATTAATTCTACAAAGCTTTCTATAAACGAGAGGTACAGGAGATTGATACCTTACATGACATTCTACTATGCTAATGATTTAGTCACACCTACTCCAGAAACATCCAAAAACTTTGAAGTCGAAAAAGCGCAGATAATTGAGGGCAGTACCGTTGGTCAATTGCCGGATCGTCAGCCTAAGAAAATACTTTATTCAACCTATAGAAACATACCTAGATACCAAGGCAACAGGCTCACCCATTACAATATAGCGTCAGCAAATCCGACTAAAATTTACAACGAAGTAACTTACAACCAGGCACCGAAAGTATCAAATTACAATCCATTTATATCTGAGCATAGTCATTTAGAAAATCAGGACTTTAGAAGGTTAACTCAGAAATTCAACTTCAAACCAATAAATATTCCTGTGGTAGCTACTACTCACAAACCGTATTTAAATCTACAGCAAAGTGACAATCCCGTTAACATACAGTATTATTTTTCGGAAAAGGACCACGCGCCTAAGTACAAATTAGTGCCTTACGACCAAACTCCTCCAGTAAAAGTATTACCTCACAATGATCAGGTTTATGACGATCCTAAAAGACCAATTGCAGTGCCTGTGATTGTAACCAAGGAACCAGTTTACATAAAGCCTAGGCCGAGACCACAATATGTGTATGAAGATGTAGAAGTCCAGCAGCAAATCGCGAGGAAGCAGCCATCGATAGTCTCGGAGAATTATTACGAAAAGCGACCTAGCATCGATATATCAAAGCCTGATGTCCTCGGCGGGTTTAAACCTATTGTCAGTTACACTCAGACTACGGAAGCTCCAGCTTATACAACTTTGCCTGAGCAACCACTGCCCCATTTTGAAAGTCAGAAACAGCATCCAGTTCAAGTAATTGAAACGACATCCGTTCCTGAAGTTAACGATTACAGGCCGAACTACTACGAGTATATTGTTGAACAACCCACTTACAAACCTGTGCATGTTAGCCCTGCTATTCCAGCAAGCACAATGACGATAGGAGATTTGTTGAACTCATTGCAATTGAATAAATCAATTCCCAAACCTATAACGAGAGAAAATGTCGCATTTTCAATAAGGACGTTACTGCAAGTGCTGAACACATTAAAAGCGATGCCACAGCAGAATGAAGTAGAAGTGCCCGTATTAAGTACGCCGAAGCCATTCGTTGCACCTGCGGCAGTTGAAGGGACTGTGAAACCAGTGATAAAAGTTACTCCAGCTCCCGTGGCAAGTGTAGAGGACCTCCATGAAGAGCAATATCTAGCGCCTGTTAACCAGCCCTCGCAACATATCGATAGTGACG ATTATCGGGGAGAGGTGACGAGTTCCCAGTCGTTCCCTCTACGACCGCATTCGGAGGACGAGGGCGGTACGCCAGGCCGGCCGGGAGTGGACTACCCCGTGCTTACCGTCATCCCCGCCACCGCCTTCAACTGCAAGACGCAGCGCTACAAGGGTTTCTTCGCGGACCCGGAAACTCGTTGCCAG GTGTGGCACTATTGCGACCTGAACGGCGGGCAGGCGTCGTTCCTGTGCCCCAACGGCACGATCTTCTCTCAAGCCGCGCTCACGTGCGACTGGTGGTTCAACGTGCGCTGCGCGTCCACGGCGCAGCTCTACGTGCTCAACGAGAGCCTCTACAAGTACATCCTGCCGCACTCGCCCAAGTTCCCCGAGGACTACAGCGGGCCTCTAGTCGACAA ATACCTTACACTGAAGTTTAAAGAAATGGAAGAGCAGTTCAAGAAAAACAAGAACAAGAGTACAGCATCCGAGAAAATCGATTCCGACGAGAACGTGTCCACCGAGGAATCGAGTGAGAAAAGTTCAGGCGAGAGCGAGGAGCAAACATACAAGAGTGAAGTTAGCGTTAGCGAGCCAAGCGTCATCGTGGCCTCGCCGGGCAGCAGCGGCAATATCCAGAGACTAGAGGAATAG